From the genome of Paraburkholderia largidicola:
GCCCGCGCCCGTGCTCGCGCCGAGCCCGTCCGTGCCGCGCGAACTGCGCTTCGGCGCGCCGCTGCTCGCACACGACGCGTCGTACTTGGCGGCGTCGGCGAGTATTTCGAGCTTTTTGAGCAGTTCCATGGGCGGATCGTGATACTGTATATGCGCACAGTATTCTACGCCGGCGCGTGTCGTTCATAGCGTCGCTAGTTGGGTGAATCCCGCGGCTGTCCTGGTCTTGTTCCAGTTTTCAGGCAAATAACCGAATCGCGCGAACATAAAAAACGCGGCGCACGTGGCGCCGCGTTTTCTGGAGCACGATCCGCATCAGCAAATCGCGTATTACCGTGTCCGTTCAGATCGCCACTTCAGGCGGCGCCTGGCGGAACAGGCGCGTGATCCAGCACAGATACGCAATCCCGAGCACGAACCACGCTGCGCCGAGCACGAGCGCCGTCTTCTCGAGGCTCGCGAGCAGCCAGATATCGGCCACCGCGCCGATCAGCGGGAACACCAGCCCGCCGAGCACGCCGATCTTGCGATCGCCATGATTGCCCGACAGATACACGCGAATCACGCACAGGTTGACGGCCGTGAACGCGAGGAACGCGCCGAAGTTGATGAACGACGTCGACGTGGCCACATCGAGCTTCAGCGCGATCAGCCCGACGATGCCCGCGATCGCGATATTGATCGCTGGCGTCTTGAAGCGCGGATGGATGTAGCCGAAGAAGCGCTTCGGCAGGATTTCATCGCGGCCCATCGCATACAGCAGGCGGCCGACGCTCGCCTGCGCCGAGATACCCGATGCAAACTGCGCGAGGATCAGGCCCGCGAGAAACACGGTCACGAAAATATCGCCGCCGATCATCTTTGCCACTTCGAACGCGGCCGAGTCCGTGTCCTTGAACTCGACACCGGGGTGCGCCAGTTGCATCGTGTACGCAGCAATCACGAAGATCGCGCCGCCGATCAGCGCAATCAGCAGGATCGCGCGCGGCATGTTCTTCTTCGGATCGATGGTTTCTTCCGTCAGCGTCGACACGGCATCGAAGCCGAGATACGAATACGCGGCAATTGCTGCGCCCGCCATCGTCGCGCCGAGCGGCACGTGCGGCTTGAAGAACGGTTCGGC
Proteins encoded in this window:
- a CDS encoding APC family permease — protein: MQASSSHEPSHLKRTLGLPSVLLFGLAYMAPLIVYGTYGVLAKASDDTAALAYLLALIAIAFTALSYGKLARLFPVAGSAYTYTRKTFNAHLGFLIGWATLLDYFFLPMVIWLIGAAYLNAAFPHVPSWIWIVAFIVLTSGLNIVGIELAARFNIVLMVVQLAIVAMFVALCWHYASAAAGPGGIAMAEPFFKPHVPLGATMAGAAIAAYSYLGFDAVSTLTEETIDPKKNMPRAILLIALIGGAIFVIAAYTMQLAHPGVEFKDTDSAAFEVAKMIGGDIFVTVFLAGLILAQFASGISAQASVGRLLYAMGRDEILPKRFFGYIHPRFKTPAINIAIAGIVGLIALKLDVATSTSFINFGAFLAFTAVNLCVIRVYLSGNHGDRKIGVLGGLVFPLIGAVADIWLLASLEKTALVLGAAWFVLGIAYLCWITRLFRQAPPEVAI